Within the Hevea brasiliensis isolate MT/VB/25A 57/8 chromosome 2, ASM3005281v1, whole genome shotgun sequence genome, the region GGATAAAGGATAGTGAAATTTTTGCTTGAAATATTGACACATTGTGTGGAGGAGAAGACAAGCTTGGCCCCAAGCAGCATTTATCTCATCCCATTCAACCTGAacatttccagaacttcataagcAATACCCATGATAATCACAACATTACAGAATAAGTCCAACAAAGggaatttcaattttattaaagAATAATTCCAAGAAAATGAGTGAGAGTAAGATGAGTGTGAGAACTAGGAAGTTGTCATCCCACACTCTCTATCTTGTTTGCAGTAGAGCAAACTAAAGAGGGCAGAAGAACAAATTAAAATGTCATTGCACAGGAAGAATAAACATTAATATCTgtgtaaaatataatattaatggtAATCCTTAATATCAACTTAAACATCTTATCAGAGAAGCATTTGCTGTATGTGATTAAACCAAGAGGATACGTTATTGGACTTTTCTTCTCTTCGGGGATATATTCTAACCAGGATTGCTTTATAAAACCAGCCAAATAAATCACCATCCTTTCCCTCTTTCCTGCTGGTTGATCAATGACCAACAGACGTGAAGAGCATTATTTTTGCACATCATGCCTTAATATGGTTTCCCAGTAGTAtctataaatatgtaaattgacCTATATGCCACATTCCATACATTGTCTTACAGGATAAATTTTATTCAGCAGATATGAAATCAACTTGTAATTCCCAGATATGAAATCAATTTGCTGGTTTGGGCTCAGCTAGATTGATGCTGCAATGGTAAGTTAACCATCTATATTTATCCTCCCTATTTACCATGCTTATatttaaaaaccaagagaaaaggAGTGAAGAAGAGGGAAGAGAGAAGGCCTATGACAGGTAGGAATTCTTGTTAACTTGTAGCCTAGAATGTATTGTTGGTTGATGATACAGTGCATTGTTTTCACAAATTTCCAGTTGCGCATTCCATTTTTGGAAGACGGAAAGAGATAGAATAATAATTCGCCAACAATAGACAATTGCTATAAAGAAAGAAAATGACAGTTGTACATTTGTCTCTTTACCAGAATCTTAGGAAGTCTTCCAAGCCGAAAATTGTTTATTGTTCCAAACTCTCCGTCATGGTGGATGGGGAAGGCATCATTGAGTACATTAGTTTGCTTCAACAACTCCAAATGCGCTTGTGAAACTTCAGTCTTTGCTAGAATTGCATCTCTCTCTTCCTGTTGACCAGCAGATTTTTGTCAATTGTGATGAAAATATAGTAAAGGGAGTAACTGCAAGAACATGTTGATTAATTCCCATAAATTGCTCCAACTTTGTCACTAGAGGGAGAATATGAACATGACATTCACCTACAAGGTTATTTATCCAAAAAAAAATCTACCTACAAATTTTGGATCAAAATGCCGAAATTAATTTACCCATAAAACAAGGAATTTTGTTGAACAACTGTGCATTCAATGCAATTAGCttggaagagaaaaaaaaaaaagcagaaaaCAAATAATCAACAACAAACCTGATGTGAAATCAATTGAAACAGAAAATTATTGAACTCCTGCCAATACCTGTTACATATTGAATTCAAAGAAACATAAACAACCAACCATCAGGACCTGAAAGTTGTTAAATATAGTGCATATTTTGCTGAAACACATATTGGACTGAATTGTAAATCCGTCATAGAAAGTTTGGATGGGGGAATATCCAGTCACAGGCGTTCAAGTAAGAACATGCCAAATATTTCCAGGGAGGAAACTTACCTCTCTTCCAAATCTATAAAGCGCGCAGATTTTAATTCCAGTTCCTTCAGTTCAGCATTAACTTCTGTGTTTTGTTCTCTATTTCCTCAATTGCTGCTTCAagttttctctcttcttcttcaatcTAAACAGCAATGGAAATAAGCATATCAAATTCTTTACACCAGTTGGAAAATATTATAGCGCACAATATTATAAAGTCTGAAGCCAAGACAACCTCAGAGGTGCAAAGGATATGCACCACCCGGAAGTAAATTGAAACATTCCAATTTCTGTgatttattcataattttatagcACAATAATCCTTTCCGGCATGTTTAAAAATGATTGAATCAGGGTCAATATacgaaaaataaataataaaatattattaaaaataaaaatataataaataattagactCAAAGAAATCTAATACcttgaaaattataaaaaaaaattattttattttgcatTGATAAAGTTCATATCTCTATATAAGCAACTCAAAATCATTTTATCACATGTAAAATCATATCATTTCATATTGATAAAGTTCATTATTGAAAAATtgagtaaaaaattttaaaatagataAACTTTTGAATGCACAATATGATTTTTTGTCTCAACTAActttaaattttatcaaaaagaGAGTTGAGAATTAAATTTATGAGgggtaatatatataaatatgtatatgtacaaaaaaaaattttaaaaaatgaggGGTCAATTACCCCTCCATTTTTTGCTATAAATCCGCCACTGAGTATGCACCTTAAGTTCCTGCTTAAGAAAATCAACCACACTAAGAACATCTTGTGTTTCCCCCTCCAAGCGCTGAAGGCAGTCTTCATATGCTTCAATGTCTCTGTTTCCATCTGCAACCTCCTTGTCAAGTTTATCAGACAACACCCTTATGCACTCAAGGCATAAAGGTGCTCAACCTGAAACACAAATTGAAACACACTAACACGGGGATCATGATTTGAATACCTTAATGACAACCTTCAATGTAGCTAATAGAGTCTAACCAAGCATTTGAAAACAGAAAACAACatgagaaaacaaataaaaatatttttgataatttttataCCTCTGCCTGGTTGTAGCAATCTCAAAAGCACGTTTCAAGACAGTTATGGTAGACTGAAACCCAGTATTGTTGGGCTGCAACTGGCCATTTGGTCCTCCTAGTGACGGTAAATGCGTCCCACCTCCATCAGGTGCAGGCTCAGATTTATATACAACAACAAAAGACTCTTCCATTGCCCTTCCAGACTGGCCCGTATGAGGCTGAGCAGCTCCATTACGAGTACGTGAAGGGCCTCCCTGCACCTGGGGTCTTTGTTTTGGCAACACAACAAAAGAATTGTCCATTCGCGTTGAGCCTAGCACACTGTTGGCCCCATGCATTGAAAAGCCTTGCGTCGCTGGAAGCATAACATGATAAACAGAGAAAGCATCTAATGCCCATCACTAAAAATGTGTGTCAAATTACTGGAAATTTTACCAGATAAAAAATCCTAAACAGATATCACATATTataaacattaaaaaataaacataaaacgaGGAGCTCAAAATTCCGAAGCATACAAATAAACTCGCTGCAAACTAAAACCGCGTCCCGTTAAAGTTTCACAGTTCACAAAGAAGAGTGACAAAAATCACAACTTCCTGTTAAAAGATGTAGTTTGGAAAACAATTTTACAATCAGCAGGCAGACTGATCAAAAGAGCAACAAAGATCCGATTCCCGTCTACAATTGACATAGAATCATAAAGCAATTGATGATTTcataattaaagaataaaataaagTTGGCAGAAGCAATTGAAGAACAGGTTTCAGTAATCAATAGGCGCAAATTAGAGAAGGGAGTCATAAAATGCATAAGATATCAACAACAACTAATGATTATTCAGGAATTTATAATGATCCTAATCATGACTAATAAAAAAGGTGAAAAAAAAAGGACAGGAAGGAAAGTCTAACCGGAGCGAGAAGAGGAATCGTTTATGTAGGAATCGGCACCGGTGATGCAAAGGGAATGGCGGCAGTTCTGTTACCCCCATCGAGGAAGATTCGGATCCACAGGCAAGGTCCGACCGTTGTCGGCCATGTCTTCTTTGTTCATAAGTATGGCATTCGATTGCTATATTCGAGATACCTTTAGCACCAAGCAAAGGACCACTGTCTCCTTTTCTTCGTTTCCCTCTTTGCCGAGCTCACATAACATCATAACAGTTCTGGGTTGTCCTGTTTGTTTCCCCAAGAGAATTTGGGTGTACGCGAAAGGGTTCGGATCTGGTTCCTCCCCGAGTCGCTGAGTTGGATCCTATCCAAGTCAACGTGTAAAtgggaaaaaaatttaaaaagaaaaattctgaatttatatttttcttaagtCTTTGACATGTATTatagattaaaatataaatatatcatatttttaataaaaataaaattaataaatataaaaaaattttataataagtaaaatattttattttataaaaataaaaaatgcttttaagaattttaaagtttttgaaaagatatattatttttagtttaaaatgttttttaattaaacagaataaaagagatgaagttcAGCCCAGAAGTTATTGTTCCGTATCAAAAGTTAAAAGCCCAACATTGGCCCAATCATTGGTCGGTCAAGATCCTACGGGGACTTAGGGCTCTATTTAAGCCCCAAATTCATCTTACTTAGACCGTGTGCTCTACGTTCTCTCTGGTTGCTCGTCAATTTTGCAGGGAGAAAGGGTAGATTCTCCAAAGACGACAATGCAGGATAGCAGTAAGTTCTTCCAGATATTCGTCAAGCTTCTAGATGGCAAAACAGCAACCCTTAGATTCACGGCTTCGCAAGTTGATGGGCTCGCCATTAAGCGACGGGTCTTCGAGATCACCAAAATCCCCACTCACTGTCAGCGCC harbors:
- the LOC110653830 gene encoding beclin-1-like protein, which produces MDNSFVVLPKQRPQVQGGPSRTRNGAAQPHTGQSGRAMEESFVVVYKSEPAPDGGGTHLPSLGGPNGQLQPNNTGFQSTITVLKRAFEIATTRQSYIEAPLCLECIRVLSDKLDKEVADGNRDIEAYEDCLQRLEGETQDVLSVVDFLKQELKEERDAILAKTEVSQAHLELLKQTNVLNDAFPIHHDGEFGTINNFRLGRLPKILVEWDEINAAWGQACLLLHTMCQYFKQKFHYPLSMSHLHFFPPLLKSLFFFT